TCACTAGCACCCACAAAGTTTGGTCTtcctctcagttcatttccactACACCATTGTGGTAGAAATAGAAAGACAGACACAAATGGACAAAGTCAGTTAAAAGGGAGGCGATGTTAGTCTTGTCATCTAGTGGGTATCTCTTGAACAAGGTCAGAGATGAATGTTTACTATttctagaagaaaggaaaacctaGAACATCCAGCAAAGTTTTTACTGTgtcctgtctcctctcctttcaACCTTAGAGTTCCTGGCCCTCAGGATGGTGAGTGAGGACCATCAGTGTGCTGGGTGGCTGGAAGTTTTCTACAACGGGACCTGGGGCAGTGTCTGCTGCAGCCCCATGGAAGACATCACTGTGTCCATGATCTGCAGACAGCTTGGCTGTGGGGACACTGGAACCCTCAACTCTTCTGTTGGTCTCAGAGAAGGTTCTAGACCCCGATGGGTGGATGGAATCCGCTGTCAGAAAACTGACACCTCTCTCTGGCAGTGTCCTTCTGACCCTTGGAATTACACTTCATGCTCTCCAAAGGAGGAAGCCTATATTTCGTGTGCAGGTGACTCACTAcatgtttctgtgtgtctgtcccaACCCTGTAGGATGCAGtgagatttgatattttaaaatctaagtgaTATTTTAGTAATCTAAGTTTAATTTGGGTCCACAAAGATGACATTGagtaaaaatgttagtcactcagttgtgtctgaccctttgtgactccatggactgtatagcctgccaagttcctctgtccatggaattctccaggcaagaatactggaatgggttgccattcccttctccaggggatcatcctgacctgAGGTATCAAAATCGGTTttccacattgcagtcagattctttaccgtttgagccaccagagaaacctaaATCAGGTAAGGATGGAACTAATTTAATTCACATATTCCAACCTTGATTGTTAAAATTTTTGAGATGTAATTCTTGTAACATTGTACTAGTCCTAAGTGTACAACATAGTATTTACGTATTTGTACATATTGCTAAATAATCAACACATGTATAGTAATATTCATCACAACatgtagttacaattttttttcttatgatgaaaaCTTTAAGATGTATTTTCCTACCTACTCTCAAGTATAAAATACAGGGTTAACTGTagccaccatgctgtacattacatcctcatGACATTAATTTTAgacctggaagtttgtatcttttggctACCTTCACCCATTCCATTTTGACCACATTGACCCTCTGGAAACCACCAAACTGTTCTTTGCATCTCTGAActcattcttctgttttttttttttttttttaataatgcacATGTAAATAAGAttaaatggtatttttctttctctatctgacttagtTCATTTAGCATAAGgccctcaagttccatccatgttgcaaatggcaagattttcttcttttttatggctggatatatgtacatagcaaattttatttatccattcatccatcaaaaaAGGCTTAATGTtgtttggctattttaaataattctgcaatgaacattgggttgcacatatctttttaagttagtgtttttattttcttctggtaAATACCCCAAAGTGAAATTACTACCTCacatggcagttttatttttaggtcTGAGTTTCTATTGAGGAACCTTAATACTGTTTTCcgtggtggctgcaccaatttatctTTCCCCCAACTGTGCACAAGCTTTCTCTTCTCGCCACAGTCTCAAAAATTCtcgttatttcttgtctttttgataaaaaCAActctgaggtgatatctcattgtggttttgatttgcattttcctgatgattagtaatgttgtatatcttttcatgtaccttttcATGAAcaactgtatgttttctttgaaaaagtgtctattcaggtcctctgcccatttttaaatgagaCTGTAttcttttgctattgagttgtatgagttctttatgtattccaCATATTAACCCATATCAGAAatacattttgcatatattttctctgaTACTAAagattgtttttccattttttaaaaaaatatttttcagcatgATATCTTTGccctttatttatatatttaccaaCCTGCATGCCCTactggatcttagctccccaaacagAGATTTCATCTGGGccgtggcagtgaaagcactgagtcctgaccactggactgccctcTAAGTTCCTCATTTTGCTGATGgtgtcctttgttgtgcagaagttttttagTTGTATGTCATCCCACTTAGTTAGTTTTGCTCTTGTTGCCTAATCCAAAAAGCCACCACCAAAACTGATGTCTATAACTTTTTCTTCCAGGATTTTTATGGCTGCAGGACTTATGattaagtctttgatccattttgaattaatttctctGAATACTACGAGAGAGtggtccagttttattttttgcatgtagctgtccagttttcccaacaccgttTATTGAAGAGAATGTCCTTTCGGCATTGCATATTCCTAGTTCCTctgtcaaaaattaattaactgtatgtatttgggtttatttctgggctctctattctattctgtTGATTTCTGCACCCATTTTTATACCAACACTATACTGTTTTGCTTAATACAGCtttgaaatatagttttaaatcagGAAACATGGCACCTCCAatattgttcttctttctcaagattgctttggctattcagggtcctttgtggttccatacaaaatTTAGAttgtttgttccatgtctgtgaaAATTTCCTTTGGAATTTTGATAACTAAATCCActatctttcatcagtgtcttagagTTTCATTGTACAGGACTAtcacctctttggttaaatttgttcctaataatttatcagttttttgtTCAACTGTAAATAGAATCGTTTTCTTAACTTTTCCTTATGGCAATTTGTAtcaaaatgcaactgatttttgtatataaagTTTGTATCTTGCGACTTCACTGAGTGTATTAGTTCTAACAGATTTTGGTGGggactttagggttttctatatataatattatgaaaTCTCCAAATAGcatcagttttgccttttcctttcagatttgtgtgtccttattttttttccttgccgGATTGTTTTGGCTAGGAAtaccaaaactatgttgaataaaagtggtgattAGGCATCTTTGTCTTGCATCTgatctcagaaaaaaaatattcagcttTTTGCTGTTGAGTAGGAGgttagctgtgagtttgtcatatggtctttattatattgagatataatccCTCTATATCTACTTTATAGaggtttttaaaatcagaaatggatgttaatgttttcaaatgttttttctacATCTACTGAGAggatatgattttcattttcattttgtttacttggtgtatcacattgattaatctgtgaatattgaaccatccttgcatcctttGGAacaaatctcacttgatcatcaTGCATGATCCTTTGGATGCATGattgaattatgttttttaatactttgtgGAGGATTTTTGTCCCTCTGTTTATCAGAGATAtttcttgtctggttttggtatcagaaccttgttggcctcataaaatgagtttggcagtgttcttttcttctgctttttgaaGAGTCTGAGAAGGTTCTACCACTTAACACCATTACACTGGGAACTGGGATTTCAACAGCAAGTGCTGaatgaagtaaataaatgttGGGGGGTGACAGATATTCAAACCAAAGTGCTTATTCCCTGcaacacttctctctctctctctctttcctacatacacaaacacacacacccattcaGATATATCTTGAATGATATGCTGGGTGTTGCCTGAGAGAATGTGGTGATAGATATTTCAAAAACATACATTCACCACCCCTTGCCTCTCTTGCCTcatctctttgtcttttccaCTTGAAGGCTAAAGAAGCATTAAACTGTTAAATCTTTTATTGATGATATTTTTCCTACAGTAAAGCACCAGAAAGTGGGAGGTGATTAAGTCTCTGACCCTGAAAGTGAGTAACCACCTCGCAGAAATCCTGCCATCACTTTCTCAGAGGATCTCTGTATAGATTGGGTAGGAGGCTTGATAGGATGATGTAGAAAGAATACATTAATTCTGATATTTTTTAACAGGTAGATTTTATACTTATGtatatttctttcagtttcagGCTTTTGTGCCTTTTTCTTGGTGTTTTGTTTgtaatttctgtttcctctgattACTTAGCTTTCTCAGTATATCTATTTGAGTCTATTGCAGACagttttactttcagttcagtttagtcgctcagtcatgtccaactccttgtaaccccatggactgcagcacaccaggcctccctgtccatcaccaactcctggggtttgctcaaactcatgttccttgagtcagtgatgccattcaatcatctcatcctctgtcgtccccttatcctccccctttcaatctttcccaacatcagggtctttaccaatgagtcagttcttcgcatcaggtgaccaaagtattggagtttgagcttcagcatcagtccttccaatgaatattcaggactgatttcctttaggatggactggtttgaactccttgcagtccaagggactctcaagagccttctccaatactacagttctaaagcatcaattctttggtgctcagctttctttatagtccaactctcacatccatacatgactactggaaaaaccatagccttgattagacggacctttgttggcaaagtactgtctctgctttgtaatatgctgtctaggttggtcataactttccttccaaggagtaagcatcttttaatttcatggctgcagtcaccatctgcagtgattttggagccctcccccccaaataaagtctgtcactgtttccattgttttccatttacttgccatgaagtgatgggaccagatgccatgatcttcgttttctgaatgttgagctttaagccaactttttcactctcctctttcactttcatcaagaggctttttagttcctcttcactttctgccataagtgtggtgtcatctgcatatctgaggttattgctatttctcctggcaatcttgattccagcttgtgcttcatccagcccagtgtttctcatgatgtactctgcatagaagttaaataagcagggtgacagtatacagccttgatgtatttctttccctattaggaaccagtctgttgttccatgtccagttctaactgatgcttcctgagctgcatataggtttctcaagaggcaggtcaggtggtcttgtattcccatctctttcagtattttccacagtttgttgtgatccatacaaaggctttggcatagttaatgaaacagaaacagatgtttttctggaactctcttgctttttcgatgatccaacggatgttggcaatttgatctctggttcctctgccttttctaaaacccgcttgaacatctggaagttcatggttcatgtactgtcgaagcttagcttggagaattttcagcattactttgctagtgcgtgagatgagtgcaattgtgtggtagtttaaacatttttagacattgcctttctttgggattggaatgaaaactgaccctttccagtcctgtggccactgctgagttttcaaatttgctggcatattgagtgtagcactttcacaacatcatcttttaggatttggaatagctcaactggaattccatcacctccactagctttgttcgtagtgatgcttcctaaggcccacttgacttcacattccaggatgtttggctttaggtgagtgatcatactatcatgattatctgggtcatgaagatctttttttgtatatttcttctgtgtattcttgccacatcttcttaatatcttctgcttctgttaggtccataccatttttgtcctttattgagcccatctttgcattaaatattcccttggtatttctaattttcttgaagcgatctctagtcttttgcattctattggtttcctctatttctttgcactggtcactgaggaaggctttcttatctttccttgttattctctCCCTTCAGggaacttccataagcctcttatcctcctccatcagagggcagacaaactgaaaaccacaattacagaaaactgaccaatctgatcatatggaccatGCTTtgcctaactcagtgaaactatgagccatgccaatatggccacccaagatggacgggtcatggtgcaAAGtcttgacaaaatgtggtccactggagaagagaatggcaaaccacttaagtattcctgccttgagaaccccatgaacagtatgaaaatgcaaaaagataggacactgaaagatgaactccccaattTGATAGGTGCTCAAAttgctaccggagatcagtggagcAATAACTCCAGAacgaatgaagagacagagtcaaagcaaagacaacactcagctgtggatgtgactggggatagaagcaaagtccaaagctatgaagaacaatattgcataggaacctggaatgttaggtccatgaatcaaggcaaattgcaagtggtcaaacaggagatggcaaaagtgaacatagACAATTTAgggatcagcgaactaaaatggactggaatgggtgaatttaactcaaatgaccgttatatctactactgtgggcaagaatcccttagaaaaaatgaagtagccatcatagcaaacaaatgagtccaaaatgcagtacttggatgcaatctcaaaaatgacagaatgatctctgttcatttccaaggcaaaccattcaatatcacagtattccaagtctatgcaatggcaacccactccagtactcttgtctggaaaatcccatggacggaggagcctggtaggctgcagtccatggggtctctgggagatggagacgactgagtgacttcactttcagttttcactttcatgcattggagaagaaaatggcaacccactccagtattcttgcctggagaatcccagggacaggggagcctggtgggctgccgtctatgaggtcacacagactcggacacgactgaagcaacttagcagaagtaGCAGCATACCtgaaccagtaatgctgaagaagctgaagttgaagctatGAAGCTTCTATGAAAGCTTCTATGaagccctacaagaccttctagcactaacacccccaaaagatgtccctttcattataggggactggagtgcaaaagtaggaagtcaagaaacacctggagtaacaggcaaatttggccttggagtaaggaatgaaggcagggcaaaggctaacagagttttgctaagagaatgcactggtcatagcaaacaccctcttccagcaacacaagagaggactctacacatggacatcaccagatggtcaacaccaaaatcagattgattatatattctttgcagccagagatggagaagctctataccatcagcaaaaacaagaccaggagctgattgtggctcagatcatgaactcattattgccaaattcagacttaagttgaagaaagtagggaaaaccactagaccattcaggtatgacctaaataaattcccttacgattatacagcagaagtgacaaaaagatttaagggactaaatctgatagagagagtgccggatggactatggacagaggttcatgacattgtacaggagatagggagcaagaccatccccaagaaaaacaaatgcaaaaaagcaaaatgactgtcaaggaggccttacaaatagttgtgaagagaagcaaaaagcaaaggagaaaaggaaaggtatacccatttgaatgcagaggtccaaagaatagcaaggagggttTTGCTTTACTCAGTAGCTATTTGTCTATCTTTTTCTGAAGTCTACTTGGTAAATCTGTATATTCCCTTACAGAGGTTCTTCTTACTACAGAAATATTCTCTTGTGCGTATGTCATATTGAATAATAGATGAGAGTAGTTTAGAATCTATTTAACAATTTTCCACTGaaacccgtggcagattcatgttgatgtatggcaaaaccaaaacaatattgtaaagtaattagcctccaattaaaataaataaacttatattaaaaattatgtaagtgaaattttaaatataaatttattctgtGTTTATggactaattttctttaatacactttattttcataaaccattatcattaatttatatttgCTTCACTATTTGTTGATTAGcattgatttaaagaaaatatatttcactgaattttattcatctgctcatttatttaataaatatttaacaagcaCTTATCATGGTATttgtccagcttccctggtggttcagatggtaaagcatctgtctacaacacgggagacccaggttcgagccctgggttgggaagatcccctggagaaggaaatggcaacccactccaggactattggctggaaatcccatggacagaggagcctagtagactacagtccacggggtcgcaaagagtcggacacaactgagcaacttcacaacttcacttcactatcaTGGTATTTAGAAAATGTTCTCCATCCATACTTGTTGAATGAGTGCATACAATGTGTAAGCACTGTCCTAATAGAATAAACACAGGGGAATTAAAGTATGCAAGGTCTTTCCTTCATTCAGGggtgtgttagtgtgtgtgtgtgccttggTAGACGCCTGTGTTTATATTTGTTATTGAATGTGGAGAGTgattaataagtaaatatttataggTGTTTCAGATATCTTTCtctatcttcaatttttttctctagaatagtttacaaattttcttatttatttttaagaactctATAAACTAACATAATTTACCATTTTTCTtacattatttggaaatatttcccCATCTTTTGTGTATGATTTTaggtttgtatatgtatatgggaGGTTATGTGATCAAATTTgtaatgttttagttttttgactaTGCCTTTACTGCAATGTTTCAAATGCCATTCTTCATCTCAAAAGAACTTTTaatcaagtttattttctacaaatgattttataattccactaaataatatttaaaaccttactgcatataaatttattttgctgtgtATGGGTGTAATACTGTCACCAGTTAGGAATTACACTTTAGATATGTGGTATTTTTacttataatttcaaaataaaaatatattatctcatgATCTCATGGGTATGACACCAAAAGAATAGGTAAAAATAGACAAGTGAGATtatcccagatggctcagtggtaaagagttcacctgccagtggaggagacacacaagacatggattcaacccctgggtcaggaagatcccctggagaaggaaatggcaactcactccagtattcttgcctgggaaatctcatggacagaggagcctggcaggctatactccgtgaggtcgcaatgagttggacatgactgaatgactgaacaccaGCACGACAGTAAAAGAAACAACAGTAGAGTGAAAAGGCACCTTATAGCAAATCATATAAGGGattaatttgcaaaatatataagaaCCCTACAGCTCAAgagcaaaacaaaagcaacagcagcaaaacctctaataaactgattaaaaaaattagtcagggactagccatttctccaaagaagacatatgaatagctaacaggtatatgaaaatatACTGACATCTCTAATCATCagataaatgtaaatgaaaaccacaatgagatgtcatctTACACCTGTCAAAAtcactctaatttaaaaaaagacaaatgttgaCAAGgttgtggagaaactggaactcttctggatatttatccacATTAAATGTGTATATTGCACCTCAAAACTATGACCAAAAAATCTGTATAATTTATAGtgatttgccttttcattctggtATTAagttttttctctctgctcttgaTTAGTATTGCGCAGTGTTGATCAGTTTTCAGTGAGCCATGTTTGAACGGCTTTCCTCTGTTGTCTTTGTCTTAtgcttactttctttcttttttagattaactttatttttttctttattaattccaATATTATACATTCTTTAGGCTTTATTTCTCATATCCTAGCTTCTTAAATGAAAgcttacatttttacattttctgtctCCCCTCTTTTCTAAATCTAGGGTATAAATTTCCCTTAGACACTACTTTAGTTGCATTGGAAGAATTTAGTTACAGCATATCTTTGTTAccattatttcacaatattttcaAGTTTGAAAGTtatttccagacccaggaattctttggaagaatatttcttaattttctcagTAGGAATGGCTaagtatattttcttattaatactTAACTTAATTTCACTCTGGTCAAAGTAAATATTCTGTATAAATTCAATTCTCTGAAGGTTTTTGTTCTATCACGTGATCatcaaaacatctacttctgctttgttgactatgccaaagtctttgactatgtggatcacaacaaactggaaaattcttcaagagatgggaataccaggccacctgagctacctcttgagaaatctgtatgcaggtcaggaagcaatagttagaactggacatggaacaacagactagttccaaatagggaaaggagtaagtcaaggctgtatattgtcaccctgcttatttaacttctatgcagagtacatcatgagaaattctgggctggatgaagcacaagctggaatcaagattgctgggagaaataccaatcacctcagatatgcagatgacaccacccttacggcagaaagtgaagaactaaagagcttcttgatgaaagtgaaggaggagagtgaaaaagctcaacattcagaaaactaagatcatgacatccggtcacatcacttcatggaaaatagatagggaaacagtggaaacagcgacagactttattttggggggctccaaaatcactgcagatggtgactgtagccatgaaattaaaagatgcttacttctttgaagaaaagctatgaacaaccaagacatcatattaaaaagcagagacattactttgtcaacaaaggtccatctagtcaaggctatggttttgccagtagtcatgtgtggatgtgagagttggattataaagaaagctgagcaacaaagaattgatgcttttgaactgtagtgttggagaagactctttttttttaattcttaattttttaatttttttaaattttattttatttttaaactttacaatattgtattggttttgccaaatattgaaatgaatccgccacaggtatacatgtgtttcccatcctgaaccctcctccctcctccctccccataccatccctctgggtcgtcccagtgcaccagccccaagcatccagtaccatgcatcgaacctagactggtgactcgtttcattcttgagagtcccttggacagcaaggagatccaaccagtccattctaaaggaaatcagtcctgaatattcattggaaggactgatgctgaagctgaatttccaatactttggccacctgatgggaagaagtgactcatttgaaaagactctgatgctgggaaaggttgaaggtgggaggagaaggggacaacagaggatgaaatggttggatggcatcactgactcgatggacatgagtttaagtaaactctgggagttggtgatggacagggaggcctggtgtgctgcagtccatggagttgcagtcagacacgactgagcgactgaactgagctgaactgatgatCATTTAAGAATGAAATTTTCCAGTGAATTTACAATAATGTAAATAACAAATTCTTTCATTGTTGGGTGTATTGCTCTATATATGTTATTTAGCTAACTGTTGTTTACATCTGCTatgttcttcattcttttttgtatacttggTCTGCATGCTATTGCAAAATGCATGTTAAAGTCCCCACATTTTGATTATGATTTTGTCTATTTCCGTTCTTCATTCTGTCAAGTATTATTCTATATTTCAAAGCAATGTTTTGACATTTTCTTGGATTTTAATATCTATAATATCTTCATTAAGGGTGTATCCTGTTATAATCATGAAAATACCCTCTTTAACTCAATTAGCACATCTTGCTTTGAAGTCTACTTTCTGTGACATTTATATAGCTATTCCAGTTTTCTTACAGTTAGGATTCACACAGTATGTACATTTTCCCCATCATTTTACTTTCAACCTTTCTTTACCCTCATATATAAGCTGAATATCTTCATGGTAGCATTTACATGGATTTTGTGGTTTTATCAAGATGGGCATTAATTTGAAGTATCTAATCAAtttaccactccagtactcttgcctggaaaatcccagggatgggggagcctggtgggctgctgtctatggggtcacacagagttggacacgactgaagtgacttagcaacagcagtaaTCAATTTACTGTAAGTGCAGTTATTGGTATTGTTGGGCTAGTATCTGTCATTTCCTTTTAATTGACCCACATGCATtatgttcttttttcctctcttttcccccttcttttgtaTTAAACATATCTGTTATTATtccaaattttcctttttcctttgattttcagCAGCTTTACTAGGTGTGGGAGTTTTCATGCCCATccatccattttaaaaaaaaattatcagttatTATATCTTCAATTATTACTTCTGCTGCTCTGTCCCTCTGTCTTAGCttctcttctcctcctatccCACTCCTTCTTCTTCTCATCTCTCATCTCTAGGACTCCTCTAAGTCAGTAATTCTGTGTTGATTTCTATCTAAAATTCTTCTAAACTTACTAATTCAACTCTctagacattttattttcagttggtAACTGTTCCTTGATTTTTATAGTTATAATAAGTTGttaatgtttttcatcttttcaccatttattctctcatttcctcttttttcctcgaTATATTGATCTTAGTTAAAATCTATATCTGCTAACTCCAGCACCTCTATCATGTGAGTCTCtgccttctcttattttctttttatttcactttgttaATATGTCATGTCATCCCATGTCTTCAGCATTGAAAAAATGATCCTCCAGATACATTTTCTAACCCTTGAGAGGATTCATATTCTGTTTTGTTAAGCAAGTAAGAGAAGGGTTGAAGATCACTCAAGTATATAAATACAACTGAGAACTGAGCTGTAACAAGTCTAGGTTGCGGTTTTGGTAGCACTCAATCCACCTCTTATCTCTCTGTCCATGTGGCATGGGCCTTCAAAGATTTTGGTTGAGATATTTTGGTAGCTCAGCACCCAAGAGAATGAGGGAATATCTACTCTGCTCTCCAAGACTTTTGACATAGATCTTTGGCTTCCTGCCAGCTTCATGGCTTGTATAATGAGCACGTATTCgaggaaaaaaatctgttgtgTGAGAAAGGCTTTCAGGTCTCCAATTCTGTCTCACCACCAGGTAACCCCA
Above is a genomic segment from Bos indicus isolate NIAB-ARS_2022 breed Sahiwal x Tharparkar chromosome 5, NIAB-ARS_B.indTharparkar_mat_pri_1.0, whole genome shotgun sequence containing:
- the LOC139182967 gene encoding antigen WC1.1-like isoform X1 — protein: MALGTHLSLRGLCVLLLGTMVGGQGNHTQVLLKCNDSVSEPAGSAASEESVPYCPEFLALRMVSEDHQCAGWLEVFYNGTWGSVCCSPMEDITVSMICRQLGCGDTGTLNSSVGLREGSRPRWVDGIRCQKTDTSLWQCPSDPWNYTSCSPKEEAYISCAGDHPDLRYQNRFSTLQSDSLPFEPPEKPKSGKDGTNLIHIFQP
- the LOC139182967 gene encoding antigen WC1.1-like isoform X2 encodes the protein MALGTHLSLRGLCVLLLGTMVGGQGNHTQVLLKCNDSVSEPAGSAASEESVPYCPEFLALRMVSEDHQCAGWLEVFYNGTWGSVCCSPMEDITVSMICRQLGCGDTGTLNSSVGLREGSRPRWVDGIRCQKTDTSLWQCPSDPWNYTSCSPKEEAYISCAGDSLHVSVCLSQPCRMQ